One window of the Janthinobacterium sp. PAMC25594 genome contains the following:
- a CDS encoding D-amino acid dehydrogenase yields the protein MQQHVIIIGGGVVGLTSAWWLAEAGYKVTVLERNEQVAIAASYRNGGQLSYRYVAPLADAGVPFKALQWLLQKDGPLRFRPEADWRQWRWLASFLRNCNAASNARTTAKLLQLGEWSRAGMAQLELTVPPEAYARRDAGKLIVYRSPAIFQRAVARPESEEARIVLSPAEAVQREPALAALQSSLAGGIFTEGEAVADCHAFCLALEARLLRHPNCSLILKGEARRLVTHRGRIAGLDTSLGLLQADHYVLAAGIQSRDLAATAGIYLPLYPLKGYSLTAPIRAQDRAPEISITDFERKVLYARIGSDLRVAAMVDMVGADNSIDWNRIAGLTRLAREAMPHGADYDQATAWAGLRPATPNNAPLVGASKVANLWLNVGHGPLGFTFAAGTARILADLMAGKAPPFALDFLSPER from the coding sequence ATGCAGCAACACGTCATCATCATCGGCGGCGGCGTCGTCGGTCTGACATCGGCCTGGTGGCTGGCCGAGGCCGGCTACAAGGTCACAGTACTGGAACGCAATGAACAAGTGGCGATCGCCGCCAGCTACCGCAATGGCGGCCAGCTCAGCTATCGCTATGTGGCGCCCCTGGCGGATGCGGGCGTGCCGTTCAAAGCCCTGCAATGGTTGCTGCAGAAAGATGGCCCGCTGCGCTTCCGGCCCGAAGCGGACTGGCGCCAGTGGCGCTGGCTGGCCAGTTTCTTGCGCAATTGCAATGCTGCCAGCAATGCCCGCACGACGGCCAAGCTGCTGCAGCTGGGAGAATGGAGCCGCGCCGGCATGGCGCAGCTGGAGTTGACGGTGCCGCCCGAGGCGTATGCCCGGCGCGATGCGGGTAAACTCATCGTCTACCGCTCGCCCGCCATCTTCCAGCGGGCCGTGGCGCGGCCGGAATCGGAAGAGGCGCGCATCGTCTTGTCGCCCGCTGAGGCCGTGCAGCGCGAACCGGCGCTGGCCGCCTTGCAGAGTTCATTGGCTGGCGGCATCTTTACCGAAGGCGAAGCGGTGGCCGATTGCCACGCCTTTTGCCTGGCCCTGGAAGCGCGCCTGCTGCGGCACCCGAATTGTTCACTCATATTGAAAGGCGAGGCGCGCCGCCTCGTCACGCACAGGGGCAGGATCGCGGGCCTCGACACCAGCCTGGGCCTGTTGCAAGCGGACCATTACGTGCTGGCGGCCGGCATCCAGAGCCGCGACCTGGCCGCCACGGCGGGCATCTACCTGCCCCTGTACCCGCTGAAGGGCTACAGCCTGACGGCGCCCATCCGCGCGCAAGACCGGGCGCCCGAGATCAGCATCACGGATTTCGAGCGCAAGGTGCTGTATGCGCGCATTGGCAGCGACCTGCGCGTGGCCGCCATGGTCGACATGGTGGGCGCCGACAACAGCATCGATTGGAACCGCATCGCGGGCCTGACGCGGCTGGCGCGCGAAGCCATGCCGCACGGCGCCGATTACGACCAGGCCACGGCCTGGGCCGGCCTGCGCCCCGCCACGCCGAACAACGCGCCGCTGGTGGGCGCCAGCAAAGTTGCGAACCTGTGGCTCAACGTGGGCCACGGTCCGCTGGGTTTTACGTTTGCCGCCGGCACGGCGCGCATCTTGGCCGATCTCATGGCCGGCAAGGCGCCACCGTTCGCGCTGGACTTCCTCAGCCCTGAAAGATAG
- a CDS encoding GntR family transcriptional regulator, protein MSQTSVELKVDLNDNSPLYMQIARKLSDDVRNGRYQVDQALPSERTLSELLDVSRVTARKAIDQLVEQGLVVRRRGSGNYIAPRIEQPLSNLSSFSEQLQQRGYRPGSRWLKRDVVIASSDEQLSLGLAQNTKVARLERLRLADDVVMAYEVSVLPFSVVPDPAAVGDSLYEYLNSIKKAPVRALQHIRAMNATDVLAKQLGIPDGQAVLFITRIAYLESGEAVELTHSYCRSDHYDFVAEMRRAP, encoded by the coding sequence ATGAGCCAGACCAGCGTAGAACTCAAGGTCGATTTAAATGACAATTCGCCTTTATATATGCAGATCGCCCGCAAGCTGAGCGATGACGTACGCAACGGCCGCTACCAGGTAGACCAGGCCCTGCCATCCGAACGAACCCTGTCCGAACTGCTCGACGTATCGCGCGTGACTGCCCGCAAGGCTATCGATCAATTGGTCGAGCAAGGCCTCGTCGTGCGCCGCCGTGGTTCGGGCAACTATATTGCCCCGCGCATCGAACAGCCGCTGTCGAACCTGTCGAGCTTTTCCGAGCAGTTGCAGCAGCGCGGCTACCGCCCCGGCTCGCGCTGGCTCAAGCGCGATGTCGTCATCGCCAGCAGCGATGAACAGCTGAGCCTGGGCCTGGCGCAGAACACGAAAGTGGCGCGCCTCGAGCGCTTGCGCCTGGCCGACGATGTGGTGATGGCGTATGAAGTGAGCGTGCTGCCATTCAGCGTGGTGCCGGATCCGGCCGCCGTGGGCGATTCGCTGTACGAATACTTGAACAGCATCAAGAAGGCCCCCGTGCGTGCCTTGCAGCACATCCGCGCCATGAACGCGACGGACGTGCTGGCCAAGCAGCTGGGCATCCCTGATGGCCAGGCCGTGCTATTTATTACGCGCATCGCCTACCTGGAATCGGGCGAGGCGGTGGAACTCACGCATTCGTATTGCCGCAGCGATCATTACGATTTTGTGGCGGAAATGCGCCGCGCTCCCTGA
- a CDS encoding nuclear transport factor 2 family protein, with the protein MQGKSMIQFLLRTILACCLLSSAAAGIAATADQDENAIRETVRLYLHGTSFNVPDEINQAFHANARLYLDGKNDAEWELSGPEYAKLFSQEKIGQFNGRHGRLIKVEASGKVATAKAEIHIPQHGVRYVDVFLLKKIAGHWKIISKSADREPAAPHRARKVLLVVSNVHQYPGTKINAGNNFPELAYTYDAFRKAGYAVDFVSPEGGAIPLEMIVTSDELLKKHLYDSDFMWALAHTRPVAEVRADEYAGMAFVGGGAAIVGIPDNQPLQDIAVRIYEQQGGVIAAICHGTEGIKNLKLSDGTFLIQGKVLTSFPDAYLNKESPVYKAYPFSAEASIKRHGGIFRHGANGKSHVEVDGRLVTGMSWESSVGVAESMIRLLDQ; encoded by the coding sequence ATGCAGGGTAAATCCATGATTCAGTTTTTATTGCGAACGATACTCGCCTGTTGCTTGCTCAGCAGCGCCGCCGCCGGCATCGCCGCAACCGCCGACCAGGACGAAAATGCCATCCGGGAGACCGTACGCTTGTATCTGCATGGCACCAGCTTCAACGTACCGGATGAGATCAACCAGGCCTTCCATGCAAACGCCCGTCTTTACCTGGACGGCAAAAACGATGCGGAATGGGAGCTCAGTGGTCCGGAATACGCCAAACTCTTTTCCCAAGAAAAAATAGGGCAATTCAATGGGCGCCACGGGCGACTGATCAAGGTGGAGGCGAGCGGCAAGGTGGCCACCGCCAAGGCCGAGATCCACATTCCCCAGCACGGGGTGCGCTATGTGGATGTATTTCTGTTGAAAAAGATCGCCGGCCACTGGAAGATCATCAGCAAGTCGGCCGATCGCGAGCCGGCAGCCCCGCACCGCGCACGCAAGGTGCTGCTGGTGGTGTCGAATGTGCATCAATATCCGGGCACGAAAATTAACGCAGGCAATAATTTTCCCGAGCTGGCCTATACCTATGATGCCTTTCGCAAAGCAGGGTACGCGGTCGATTTCGTCAGTCCCGAGGGGGGCGCCATTCCTTTGGAAATGATCGTCACATCGGACGAGTTGCTCAAGAAGCATCTGTACGACAGTGATTTCATGTGGGCACTGGCCCATACCAGGCCCGTCGCCGAGGTCAGGGCAGACGAGTATGCGGGCATGGCGTTCGTCGGCGGCGGCGCGGCCATCGTCGGCATCCCGGACAACCAGCCGCTGCAGGACATCGCTGTGCGCATCTACGAACAACAGGGCGGGGTGATCGCGGCCATCTGCCATGGCACCGAGGGCATCAAGAATCTGAAGCTCAGTGACGGGACTTTCCTGATCCAGGGCAAGGTGCTCACCTCGTTCCCCGATGCGTATCTCAACAAGGAATCGCCGGTATACAAGGCCTATCCCTTTTCGGCGGAAGCCAGCATCAAGCGCCATGGCGGCATCTTCAGGCACGGCGCCAACGGCAAGAGTCACGTCGAGGTCGATGGCCGGCTGGTGACCGGCATGAGCTGGGAGTCGTCCGTCGGCGTGGCCGAATCCATGATCCGCCTGCTCGATCAGTAG
- a CDS encoding helix-turn-helix transcriptional regulator — protein sequence MIARQLLFLFSALGAINGIFLAVYFFSRRPRCLADCMLGALLLAVGVRTAKSAFLYFNPAIAIEFRQLGLSACLLIGPLTYLYVRSFIAGLTQLPAGQQWRWHLGLSFLLIVIGVAFPYSAYRRVWDLSSHAIHVFWLGYLLATAKLLWQSRHAWLNDGQRMATSSVLVLSVFAGSAIMLAAYASTPFTSYIVGALSFTFSLHVAVMVFLLRKETSTPGDPKQKYQNSRLTHDDALAVLAALEQQMSGQKSYLNPNLTLAQLAKRAGCTQAQVSQVLNDKLSKGFNTYVNAYRIAEAQQVLIDEPQLNMDTVAERCGFNSSSTFYSTFKKVAGQTPASFRAQPSQAARTISA from the coding sequence ATGATCGCTCGCCAATTGCTGTTCCTGTTTAGCGCCCTTGGCGCCATCAACGGCATTTTCCTGGCCGTCTATTTTTTCAGCCGTCGGCCTCGCTGCCTCGCCGACTGCATGCTCGGTGCATTGCTGCTTGCCGTCGGGGTGCGCACCGCCAAATCCGCCTTCCTCTACTTCAACCCGGCGATCGCCATCGAATTTCGCCAGCTGGGCCTGTCGGCCTGCCTGCTGATCGGTCCCTTGACCTATCTCTATGTGCGCTCTTTCATCGCCGGGCTCACGCAACTGCCTGCCGGGCAGCAATGGCGCTGGCATCTCGGCCTGTCCTTCCTGCTGATAGTCATAGGCGTTGCCTTTCCGTATTCCGCGTATCGTCGTGTGTGGGACCTGTCGAGTCATGCCATTCATGTGTTCTGGCTAGGCTACCTGCTGGCAACTGCCAAGTTGCTCTGGCAAAGCCGCCATGCATGGCTGAATGACGGACAGCGGATGGCGACCAGCAGCGTGCTAGTGCTGAGCGTCTTTGCAGGCAGCGCTATCATGCTGGCGGCATACGCGAGCACGCCGTTCACGTCGTATATTGTCGGTGCCTTGTCGTTCACCTTCTCGCTGCATGTCGCGGTTATGGTCTTTCTGCTGAGAAAGGAAACCTCGACGCCTGGCGACCCGAAGCAGAAGTACCAGAACAGCCGCCTGACGCACGACGATGCGCTGGCCGTGCTCGCTGCGCTGGAACAACAGATGAGCGGGCAGAAATCCTATCTGAATCCGAATCTGACCCTGGCCCAACTGGCCAAACGGGCGGGATGTACGCAGGCGCAGGTGTCGCAGGTGCTGAATGACAAGCTGAGCAAGGGTTTCAACACCTACGTCAACGCATACCGTATCGCCGAAGCGCAACAGGTATTGATAGACGAACCGCAACTGAACATGGATACCGTTGCCGAGCGCTGCGGCTTCAATTCCAGTTCCACCTTCTACTCGACCTTCAAGAAAGTTGCTGGGCAGACGCCCGCCAGCTTCCGGGCTCAACCCAGCCAGGCGGCCAGGACCATTTCCGCGTAA
- a CDS encoding N-acetylmuramic acid 6-phosphate etherase, whose amino-acid sequence MLKTETPSRRHPDLDLYPVEQLVAALVDDQFWAVEAVRLASPQIAAAITAALPRIAAGGRLLYVGAGTSGRLGVLDSVELTPTFSWPPERAVAILAGGAGAMFAAVEGAEDDVQQGERDVLALQPQVNDVVILLAASGATPYVLGALLAARQAGALTIGIANNVDAPVAHEAQCGIVLDTGMEVISGSTRLKAGTAQKITLNTISSALMVGLHKTYGNLMVDLKPTNAKLIWRAVRLTMHATGASEAQARAVLEQCHYHVKVAIVALIKKINTNQAQALLAGADGSVRVALAA is encoded by the coding sequence ATGTTGAAAACTGAAACCCCGAGCCGGCGGCATCCGGATCTGGACCTGTATCCTGTGGAGCAACTGGTGGCGGCGCTGGTCGATGACCAGTTCTGGGCTGTCGAAGCCGTGCGGCTGGCCTCGCCGCAGATAGCGGCCGCCATCACGGCCGCCCTGCCCCGCATCGCCGCTGGCGGACGCCTGCTGTACGTGGGCGCGGGCACGTCGGGCCGGCTTGGCGTGCTCGACAGCGTTGAATTGACTCCCACGTTTTCCTGGCCACCCGAGCGGGCCGTCGCCATCCTGGCTGGCGGCGCGGGCGCCATGTTTGCGGCCGTCGAAGGGGCGGAAGATGATGTACAACAAGGCGAGCGGGATGTGCTGGCCTTGCAGCCGCAGGTCAACGATGTGGTGATCCTGCTGGCCGCCTCCGGCGCCACACCGTACGTGCTGGGTGCGCTGCTGGCCGCGCGCCAGGCGGGCGCCTTGACGATCGGCATCGCCAACAATGTGGACGCTCCCGTGGCGCATGAGGCGCAATGCGGCATCGTGCTCGACACGGGTATGGAAGTCATTTCCGGCAGCACGCGTCTGAAAGCGGGCACGGCGCAAAAAATCACCCTGAACACGATTTCCAGCGCCTTGATGGTGGGTTTGCATAAAACTTACGGAAACTTGATGGTAGACTTGAAGCCGACCAACGCCAAGCTGATCTGGCGGGCGGTGCGTCTGACCATGCATGCCACGGGCGCCAGCGAGGCGCAGGCCAGGGCCGTGCTGGAGCAATGCCACTATCACGTCAAGGTGGCGATAGTTGCCTTGATCAAAAAAATCAACACAAACCAGGCACAGGCATTGTTGGCCGGCGCGGACGGCAGTGTGCGGGTGGCACTGGCGGCCTGA
- a CDS encoding MFS transporter, whose amino-acid sequence MELVKQTAAARANKPWLWIPSLYFGQGIPYVVVMTLSVIMYKNYGFSNTDIALYTSWLYLPWVIKPLWSPFIDMYRTKRFWIVGLQLVIGAALALVALTTSLPHFFQISLAIFWLMAFSSATHDIAADGFYMLGLEEHQQAAFVGVRSTFYRLAMIAGQGGLVFLAGYLTHATGNVQLAWSVVFAILAGLFIALFLYHYFVLPKPKDDRPSIQDAGVSPLQEFVATFAAFFKKKDIVVILGFLLLFRLGEAQLLKLAAPFLLDPVTKGGLGLSTEQVGLVYGTIGVIALTLGGLLGGFIISRFGLKRCLWIMVLSVHLPDLVFVYLASALPSSIYVIAGGIALEQFGYGFGFASYMLYMIMVSDGAHKTAHYAICTGFMALGMMLPGMASGWIQQMLGYQHFFIWVCIATIPAFIMAALVKIDPEFGKKAEA is encoded by the coding sequence ATGGAGCTAGTGAAACAAACCGCCGCGGCGCGCGCGAACAAGCCGTGGCTGTGGATCCCATCCCTGTATTTCGGCCAGGGCATTCCCTATGTAGTGGTCATGACCTTGTCCGTGATCATGTACAAGAACTATGGTTTCAGCAATACGGATATCGCGCTGTATACCAGCTGGCTGTACTTGCCTTGGGTCATCAAGCCCCTGTGGTCGCCCTTTATCGATATGTACCGCACCAAGCGTTTCTGGATCGTCGGCTTGCAGCTGGTGATCGGCGCCGCGCTGGCGCTGGTGGCCCTGACGACGTCCTTGCCCCACTTTTTCCAGATCAGCCTGGCCATCTTCTGGCTGATGGCCTTCAGTTCCGCCACGCATGACATCGCCGCCGACGGCTTTTATATGCTGGGCCTGGAAGAGCACCAGCAGGCGGCCTTTGTCGGCGTGCGCAGCACGTTTTATCGCCTGGCCATGATCGCGGGCCAGGGTGGCCTGGTGTTTCTGGCCGGCTATCTCACGCATGCGACGGGCAATGTGCAGCTGGCCTGGTCCGTCGTGTTCGCGATTCTGGCGGGCCTGTTCATCGCCCTGTTCCTGTACCACTATTTTGTCTTGCCGAAACCGAAAGATGACCGCCCCAGCATCCAGGACGCCGGTGTTTCCCCGTTGCAAGAGTTCGTCGCCACCTTTGCCGCCTTCTTCAAGAAGAAGGATATTGTCGTCATCCTCGGCTTCTTGCTGCTGTTCCGCCTCGGCGAAGCGCAACTGCTCAAATTGGCCGCGCCCTTCCTGCTCGACCCCGTCACCAAGGGCGGCCTGGGCCTGAGCACGGAACAGGTGGGCCTCGTCTACGGCACCATCGGCGTGATTGCCCTGACCCTCGGTGGCTTGCTGGGCGGATTCATCATTTCCCGCTTCGGCTTGAAACGCTGTCTGTGGATCATGGTGCTGTCCGTGCACCTGCCCGACCTGGTCTTCGTCTACCTGGCCAGCGCCTTGCCCAGCAGCATCTATGTGATCGCGGGGGGCATCGCCCTGGAGCAATTTGGCTATGGCTTCGGTTTCGCCTCGTACATGTTGTACATGATCATGGTGTCCGATGGCGCGCATAAAACGGCCCATTACGCCATTTGCACGGGTTTCATGGCCCTGGGCATGATGCTGCCGGGCATGGCCAGCGGCTGGATACAGCAAATGCTCGGCTACCAGCATTTCTTCATCTGGGTCTGCATCGCCACCATTCCTGCTTTCATCATGGCCGCGCTGGTCAAGATCGATCCGGAATTCGGCAAGAAGGCCGAGGCTTGA
- a CDS encoding glycoside hydrolase family 10 protein codes for MLSTLKKRLGATAGVLAALATATLLSSCTSTKLPSAVTPGEAGLPAVPPVQHITGEVPPPAPREFRAAWVSTVANIDWPSRSNLPVAKQQAEAIAILDRAKSLNLNAIVLQVRPSADTIYPSQLEPWSEYLTGKQGQPPLPMYDPLAFWVAQAHARGLELHAWFNPYRARHATAKSPLARDSFASTNPASVKQYGRYLWMDPGDAAASKHTTDVVLDVVRRYDIDGVHIDDYFYPYPIDAPGAGAGAETAALDAGNGGAKRELPFPDEPSWQQYLLAGGQLDRPSWRRQNVNQLIEALYTGIHREKSWVRFGISPFGIGRPDRRPAGIVGFSQYDKLYADAELWLAKGWLDYLSPQLYWPVAQAPQAFGVLLDYWLAQNPYGRHVWPGLYTSRIDNSAKSFTPQEIIKQIEVTRTRPGANGQVHFSMAPLMQNRKGVSEQLKAMVYQSPALIPATPWLGKDAPGTPVLALRRDSTSLNIKLTSGGGKPVAQYAVWARYGEDWRFSVVTGVQGELTLVDDAIGKVNAVVVSAVDRLGNESPRVTVRTPFTAAAK; via the coding sequence TTGTTGTCTACTTTGAAAAAACGCCTGGGCGCCACGGCTGGCGTGCTGGCCGCGCTGGCCACCGCCACATTGCTCAGCAGCTGTACCAGCACCAAACTGCCCTCCGCAGTGACGCCAGGCGAAGCGGGTTTGCCGGCCGTGCCGCCCGTGCAGCACATCACGGGCGAAGTGCCGCCGCCGGCGCCGCGCGAGTTCCGCGCCGCCTGGGTCTCGACGGTCGCGAATATCGACTGGCCCAGCCGCAGCAACTTGCCGGTCGCCAAGCAGCAAGCCGAGGCCATCGCCATCCTCGACCGTGCCAAGTCCTTGAATCTGAACGCGATTGTGCTGCAGGTGCGGCCCAGCGCTGATACGATTTACCCGTCGCAACTGGAACCGTGGTCGGAATACCTGACTGGCAAGCAAGGCCAGCCGCCGTTGCCCATGTATGACCCGCTGGCTTTCTGGGTGGCGCAGGCGCATGCGCGCGGCCTGGAATTGCACGCTTGGTTCAACCCCTACCGTGCCCGTCACGCGACGGCCAAGTCGCCGCTGGCGCGCGACAGTTTCGCGTCCACCAACCCGGCATCCGTCAAGCAATATGGCCGCTACCTGTGGATGGACCCGGGCGACGCCGCCGCCTCGAAGCACACGACGGACGTGGTGCTGGACGTGGTGCGCCGCTACGATATCGATGGCGTGCACATCGACGATTACTTTTATCCGTATCCGATCGATGCGCCTGGCGCCGGCGCCGGTGCGGAAACAGCCGCGCTGGACGCGGGCAATGGCGGCGCCAAGCGCGAACTGCCGTTTCCCGATGAGCCTTCCTGGCAGCAATATCTGCTGGCCGGTGGCCAGCTGGACCGCCCTTCCTGGCGCCGCCAGAACGTCAACCAGCTGATCGAAGCCTTATATACCGGTATCCACCGCGAAAAGAGCTGGGTGCGCTTCGGCATCAGCCCGTTCGGCATCGGCCGTCCCGACCGCCGCCCTGCCGGCATCGTCGGTTTCAGCCAGTACGATAAATTGTATGCGGATGCGGAACTGTGGCTGGCCAAGGGCTGGCTCGATTACCTGTCGCCGCAGCTGTACTGGCCCGTGGCGCAGGCGCCACAGGCGTTTGGCGTGCTGCTCGACTACTGGCTGGCGCAAAATCCGTATGGCCGCCACGTGTGGCCGGGTTTATATACGAGCCGCATCGACAATTCCGCCAAGTCCTTCACGCCGCAAGAGATCATCAAGCAGATCGAAGTGACGCGCACGCGCCCCGGCGCGAATGGGCAAGTGCATTTCAGCATGGCGCCGCTGATGCAGAACCGCAAGGGTGTCAGCGAGCAACTCAAGGCCATGGTGTACCAGAGCCCGGCCTTGATTCCCGCCACGCCGTGGCTGGGCAAGGACGCGCCGGGCACGCCCGTGCTGGCCTTGCGCCGCGATTCCACCAGCCTGAACATCAAGTTGACGTCGGGTGGCGGCAAACCCGTGGCGCAATATGCCGTCTGGGCCCGCTACGGCGAAGACTGGCGCTTTAGCGTGGTCACGGGCGTGCAGGGTGAGCTGACCCTGGTCGATGATGCCATTGGTAAAGTCAACGCGGTGGTGGTCAGCGCCGTGGACCGTCTCGGCAATGAAAGCCCCCGCGTCACCGTGCGCACACCGTTTACGGCCGCCGCCAAGTAA
- a CDS encoding N-acetylglucosamine kinase yields the protein MISFPTANNAVPVLGLGIDAGGTQTRWALATVDGVIVADGAVEGLSALQMSSDAGRAAVHATFTGLCQAVLAVGQPRAVVAGLTGFGGDDVVLAKMLSALLALDAGNVSIGNDIDIAYRDSFEPGQGYLVYAGTGSIAAWIDAEGVFHRAGGRGVLLDDGGGGYWIAREALRHIWRREDEAPGSWQSSPMAEAVFAQLGGSDWSLSRAFMYGQDRGAIGRLALAVAASADTDPLALDILQRAGQELARLALALTARYGPRPVVLAGRAAQLHPAIAAAMRTALPVSLQMEQKVARSHEAAAKLAARTASLYAGKD from the coding sequence ATGATTTCCTTCCCTACAGCCAATAATGCGGTGCCCGTGCTGGGCCTGGGCATCGACGCGGGCGGCACGCAGACGCGCTGGGCCCTGGCCACCGTTGACGGCGTCATCGTGGCCGACGGGGCAGTGGAAGGCTTGTCTGCCTTGCAAATGAGCAGCGATGCGGGCCGCGCAGCCGTGCACGCCACGTTTACCGGGCTGTGCCAGGCCGTACTGGCCGTCGGCCAGCCGCGTGCCGTGGTGGCGGGCTTGACGGGTTTTGGCGGCGACGATGTTGTGCTGGCGAAAATGTTGTCCGCCTTGCTGGCGCTGGACGCCGGCAACGTCAGCATCGGCAACGATATCGACATCGCGTATCGCGACAGTTTTGAACCAGGTCAGGGTTATCTGGTCTACGCTGGCACGGGCTCGATTGCCGCCTGGATCGATGCGGAGGGCGTGTTTCATCGGGCAGGCGGGCGTGGCGTGCTGCTCGACGATGGCGGCGGCGGTTACTGGATCGCCCGTGAAGCCTTGCGCCACATCTGGCGCCGCGAAGACGAGGCGCCCGGCAGCTGGCAAAGCTCGCCCATGGCCGAGGCCGTGTTTGCGCAACTGGGAGGCAGCGACTGGTCGCTGTCGCGCGCCTTCATGTATGGCCAGGACCGGGGCGCCATCGGCCGGCTGGCGCTGGCCGTGGCCGCCAGTGCGGACACCGATCCGCTGGCGCTGGACATCTTGCAGCGCGCGGGCCAGGAGCTGGCGCGTTTGGCGCTGGCCCTGACGGCGCGCTACGGCCCCCGTCCCGTGGTGCTGGCGGGCCGCGCGGCGCAGTTGCACCCGGCCATCGCCGCTGCCATGCGCACCGCTTTGCCTGTATCGTTGCAGATGGAGCAAAAAGTTGCCCGCTCGCATGAGGCCGCGGCCAAGCTGGCAGCCAGGACGGCCAGCTTGTATGCCGGCAAAGACTGA
- a CDS encoding N-acetylmuramoyl-L-alanine amidase — MKKIALALLVALLSACTTPAPHLDHSLTARSQSPRVKFIVIHYTVSDLPRSIKILTEQVVSSHYLLTDTDKPKFYVLVDESRQANHAGVSNWKTYTQLNVSSIGIEIVNPGYKDTPEGRLWYPFPQAQIDELIPLLKDIQARYNIAPENILGHNEIAPQRKQDPGPLFPWRQLADAGLIVWPDANRVAAQRAIFEQQVPDAVWFQKKLAQHGYATPNTGVFDEATRNVLIAFQMKYRNTRFDGMPDGETAALLEVLTTPAAAVVAK, encoded by the coding sequence ATGAAAAAAATCGCCCTCGCCCTGCTGGTGGCCCTGCTTTCCGCCTGTACCACGCCCGCGCCGCACCTCGACCATAGCTTGACGGCGCGCAGCCAGAGCCCGCGCGTCAAATTCATCGTCATCCATTACACGGTCAGCGACCTGCCCCGCTCGATCAAGATCCTGACGGAACAAGTGGTCAGCAGCCATTATTTGCTGACGGATACGGACAAGCCGAAGTTTTACGTGCTGGTCGACGAATCGCGCCAGGCCAATCACGCGGGTGTGAGTAACTGGAAGACTTATACACAGCTGAATGTCAGCTCGATCGGCATCGAGATCGTCAATCCTGGCTACAAGGACACGCCGGAAGGTCGCCTCTGGTATCCGTTTCCGCAGGCACAGATCGATGAGCTGATTCCGCTGCTGAAAGATATCCAGGCCCGCTATAACATCGCGCCGGAAAATATCCTGGGTCACAACGAAATCGCCCCGCAGCGCAAGCAGGATCCGGGGCCGCTGTTTCCATGGCGCCAGCTGGCCGATGCGGGCCTGATCGTCTGGCCCGATGCCAACCGCGTGGCCGCGCAACGAGCCATTTTTGAGCAGCAAGTGCCGGATGCCGTCTGGTTCCAGAAAAAGCTGGCCCAGCATGGTTACGCGACGCCGAATACGGGCGTCTTCGACGAAGCGACGCGCAATGTGCTGATCGCCTTCCAGATGAAGTACCGCAATACGCGCTTTGACGGCATGCCCGATGGCGAGACGGCAGCCCTGCTGGAAGTGCTGACGACGCCGGCCGCAGCTGTTGTAGCAAAGTAG
- a CDS encoding LysR family transcriptional regulator gives MRLRHIEVFHAIMQVGTISGAAQVLHISQPAVTKVLQHCELQLGMPLFERVRGKLYPKPEAHRLFVETEKLNRDLLGIRRLAASLKGHAVETIRLVSTPTLAISVLPFAMTEWRRDFPHTRCQLATHHTGEIVNTLRLGEADLAVSLQDPRHPGIVAEPIAHGVMTVIAPAGTWHAAECGTPLTAQGLNGELIGHADNDPLGELVVAACEAQDIHPVFSTVVQTYQIARSLVEAGAGMAVVDPFTAASGLPERLQRRPWAPTIPIQLYLLTASHSPLSHGARRLADSIGVAARNCLERGV, from the coding sequence ATGCGGCTGCGTCATATCGAAGTGTTTCACGCCATCATGCAAGTTGGCACCATCAGCGGTGCGGCCCAGGTGCTGCATATCTCGCAACCGGCCGTGACCAAGGTCTTGCAGCATTGCGAGTTGCAACTGGGCATGCCGCTGTTCGAGCGCGTGCGGGGCAAGCTGTACCCGAAGCCGGAGGCGCACCGTTTGTTTGTCGAAACGGAAAAGCTCAACCGCGATTTATTGGGCATCCGCCGCCTGGCGGCCAGCCTGAAGGGCCATGCGGTGGAAACCATCCGCCTGGTGTCCACGCCGACGCTCGCCATCAGCGTCTTGCCGTTTGCCATGACGGAGTGGCGGCGCGACTTTCCCCATACGCGTTGCCAGCTGGCTACCCACCACACGGGCGAGATCGTCAATACCCTGCGCCTCGGGGAAGCGGACCTGGCCGTGTCGCTGCAAGACCCGCGCCATCCGGGCATCGTGGCCGAACCCATTGCGCACGGTGTCATGACGGTGATCGCGCCAGCCGGCACCTGGCATGCGGCCGAGTGCGGCACACCGTTGACGGCGCAGGGCCTCAATGGCGAGCTGATCGGCCATGCGGACAACGATCCGCTGGGCGAACTGGTGGTGGCCGCCTGCGAGGCACAGGACATCCACCCCGTGTTTTCTACCGTGGTGCAGACGTATCAAATTGCCCGTTCCCTGGTGGAAGCGGGCGCCGGCATGGCCGTGGTCGACCCGTTTACGGCCGCGTCCGGCTTGCCCGAGCGGCTGCAGCGCCGTCCCTGGGCACCCACGATACCGATCCAACTGTATTTATTGACGGCGAGCCACTCGCCGCTGTCGCATGGCGCGCGGCGCCTGGCCGACAGCATCGGCGTGGCGGCGCGCAACTGCCTGGAAAGAGGAGTCTGA